Proteins encoded in a region of the Bacillus sp. T3 genome:
- a CDS encoding HAMP domain-containing sensor histidine kinase, whose product MDTRWKNDSYSHSLIMKVVIFIIIILCFTGAIKQFVEIEILNDGDFGIVFEEDYFHSEAYVREIERITNNLTRLLSEYKNEEHILTGGTISEDELRSEEEELFSEYQYNSKSYNPQLNEGENYEKFKQEYADKIAQAKDRLIKDDLKEYHSILQDLEEYKDPLYYGSDGVNTYANTDKIEKKQFKFNPSYMLFENYQSELYPKEINENENLFRINEEFDKLDPKSTVVYIAFTDNFLNQNIKEWQENKTEATKSLSRLGGFLAGFILAFIILIFLVGRKSFKDQEVHLNPFNKLYNDLNIVMCLGVITLWVAMIEEWFEQIDIALIPITVPFASIGFILIFSLVKHFKNKTLLKHTLIYRLMFIFVRFIGDVYRNGNLAIKTVLVVIGYPLLIAITFFMFPVTIGIAAWFAFKKIKSFNAIKQGVGRIKDGDIHHHITIDGKGEFANLAADINSITDGLKNAVDSELKSERLKTELITNVSHDIRNPLTSIITYVDLLKQEEDPAKVAEYIDVLEQKSKRLKILTDDLFEASKASSGSIPVQLERVDIVSLISQGLGEVNEKIEALDLDFKLNYPKDKVYVNADGKLLWRSVENLLSNIFKYAQRQSRVYIDIIDEGHEVLIILKNISAYELNISSDELMERFKRGDESRSSQGSGLGLSIAKSLIEIQSGRFSIQIDGDLFKAMIYLPKYKIGGK is encoded by the coding sequence TTGGATACAAGGTGGAAAAACGATAGTTATAGTCACTCATTGATAATGAAAGTAGTTATTTTTATCATTATCATTCTTTGCTTTACTGGTGCTATTAAACAATTTGTTGAGATTGAAATCTTAAATGATGGTGATTTTGGGATTGTATTTGAAGAAGACTACTTCCATAGCGAGGCATATGTGCGAGAAATTGAAAGGATAACAAACAACCTAACAAGACTACTCAGTGAATATAAGAATGAAGAGCATATTTTAACGGGTGGAACAATTAGTGAAGACGAATTAAGAAGTGAAGAAGAAGAACTTTTTTCAGAGTATCAATATAATTCTAAAAGTTATAATCCACAGTTAAATGAAGGGGAAAACTATGAGAAATTTAAACAAGAATATGCAGATAAAATTGCCCAAGCTAAAGATCGATTAATTAAGGATGATTTAAAGGAATATCACTCCATATTGCAGGACTTAGAAGAATACAAGGACCCATTGTATTATGGAAGTGATGGAGTAAATACTTATGCGAATACTGACAAAATAGAGAAAAAGCAGTTTAAATTCAATCCATCTTATATGCTATTTGAGAATTATCAAAGTGAACTTTATCCTAAAGAAATAAACGAGAACGAAAACTTATTTCGAATTAACGAGGAATTTGATAAATTGGATCCCAAAAGCACAGTCGTGTATATTGCTTTTACGGACAATTTTTTAAATCAAAATATAAAGGAATGGCAGGAAAATAAAACAGAAGCAACAAAAAGTCTCTCTAGATTAGGAGGGTTTTTAGCTGGTTTTATTCTAGCTTTTATAATACTAATCTTTTTGGTTGGACGAAAATCGTTTAAGGATCAAGAAGTCCACTTAAACCCTTTCAATAAATTATATAATGACCTAAATATCGTAATGTGCTTAGGTGTAATAACGCTTTGGGTTGCAATGATAGAAGAATGGTTTGAGCAAATTGATATAGCACTCATTCCAATTACTGTTCCGTTTGCGTCAATTGGCTTTATTCTCATTTTCTCACTTGTAAAGCATTTCAAGAATAAAACACTGCTTAAGCATACGTTGATTTACCGATTAATGTTTATCTTTGTTCGCTTTATTGGTGATGTATATCGAAACGGAAATTTGGCAATCAAGACGGTATTAGTGGTAATCGGTTATCCGCTCTTGATAGCAATTACATTTTTCATGTTTCCAGTAACAATTGGCATTGCTGCTTGGTTTGCTTTTAAAAAAATCAAATCATTTAATGCCATTAAACAAGGGGTAGGGAGAATAAAGGATGGCGATATTCATCATCACATCACGATCGATGGTAAAGGTGAATTTGCAAATCTTGCTGCAGATATCAATAGCATCACCGACGGTTTGAAAAATGCTGTTGATAGTGAATTAAAAAGTGAGCGGCTTAAAACGGAGCTCATCACCAATGTGTCGCATGATATTAGAAACCCTTTGACTTCTATTATCACTTATGTGGATTTATTAAAACAAGAAGAGGACCCTGCAAAGGTCGCAGAGTATATTGATGTTTTAGAGCAAAAATCAAAACGATTGAAAATCTTAACAGATGATTTATTTGAGGCATCAAAGGCTTCGAGCGGAAGTATCCCAGTTCAATTAGAGCGAGTCGATATTGTTTCGTTAATTTCGCAGGGACTAGGAGAAGTGAATGAAAAAATTGAAGCATTAGATTTAGATTTCAAGCTAAATTATCCAAAGGATAAGGTATATGTAAATGCAGATGGAAAATTATTATGGAGATCAGTCGAGAATCTATTATCAAATATCTTCAAATATGCACAAAGACAATCCCGAGTTTATATCGATATTATAGATGAAGGACACGAAGTCTTAATCATCCTTAAAAATATTTCAGCATATGAGTTAAATATCTCATCAGACGAATTAATGGAACGTTTCAAACGAGGTGATGAATCGAGGTCTAGCCAAGGTAGTGGCTTAGGTCTATCAATTGCGAAAAGCTTAATTGAAATCCAAAGTGGGCGTTTTTCGATTCAAATAGATGGTGATTTATTTAAAGCGATGATATATTTACCGAAATATAAAATAGGAGGAAAATGA
- the gntK gene encoding gluconokinase yields the protein MNSYMLGVDIGTTSTKAVLFSEAGEVIQTENIGYPLYTPDISTAEQNPEEIFQAVLKAISKITKLNSEKKLSFISFSSAMHSVIAIDEQDKPLTPCITWADNRSEAWSEKIKTELNGHEIYKRTGTPIHPMSPLSKITWLVNEQPEIASKAKKYIGIKEYIFKKFFDQYVVDYSLASAMGMMDLKNLDWDEEALKIAGIFREQLSELVPTTKVFSHCQPELANQIGIDPTTPFVIGASDGVLSNLGVNAIRKGEIAVTIGTSGAIRTIIDKPQTDEKERIFCYALTEKHWVIGGPVNNGGMVLRWIRDELASSEVETAKRLGIDPYDVLTRIAERVRPGSDGLLFHPYLAGERAPLWNPNVRGSFFGLTMSHKKEHMIRAALEGVIYNLYTVFLALTECMDGPVTRIQATGGFARSNVWRQMMADIFESEVVVPESYESSCLGACILGLYATGKIDSFEIVSEMVGSTFKHTPIEEAAKEYRQLLPIFINLSRLLEDDYTRIANYQRSLIQHN from the coding sequence ATGAATAGCTATATGTTAGGGGTCGATATTGGTACGACGAGTACAAAGGCTGTTTTATTTAGCGAAGCAGGCGAAGTCATCCAAACAGAAAATATCGGTTACCCACTATACACACCAGATATATCGACAGCTGAACAAAATCCAGAGGAGATATTTCAAGCAGTCCTAAAAGCCATTTCAAAAATTACGAAACTAAATTCAGAAAAAAAACTATCGTTTATATCGTTTAGCAGTGCGATGCACAGTGTAATTGCAATAGATGAACAGGACAAGCCACTAACACCATGTATTACATGGGCCGATAACCGAAGTGAAGCATGGTCTGAAAAAATAAAAACTGAGCTTAATGGACATGAGATTTATAAACGAACCGGCACTCCGATTCACCCGATGTCACCTTTAAGCAAAATCACGTGGCTTGTCAATGAACAGCCTGAAATTGCTAGCAAGGCGAAGAAGTATATTGGGATTAAGGAATACATTTTTAAAAAATTCTTTGATCAATATGTTGTCGATTATTCTCTCGCTTCTGCGATGGGCATGATGGACCTTAAAAACTTGGATTGGGATGAAGAGGCATTGAAGATTGCCGGCATCTTCCGAGAGCAATTGTCCGAGCTTGTCCCCACTACGAAGGTTTTCAGTCATTGTCAGCCTGAATTAGCAAACCAAATTGGAATCGATCCCACTACCCCATTCGTGATTGGTGCCAGTGATGGGGTCCTATCTAACCTAGGTGTCAATGCGATTCGAAAAGGAGAAATTGCTGTTACAATCGGGACTAGCGGGGCGATTCGAACGATTATCGATAAGCCGCAGACAGACGAAAAAGAAAGAATCTTTTGTTATGCACTTACAGAAAAGCATTGGGTCATTGGTGGTCCTGTAAACAATGGCGGGATGGTCCTACGCTGGATTCGTGATGAACTTGCCTCGTCGGAGGTTGAAACAGCGAAAAGGTTAGGGATTGACCCATACGATGTTTTAACCAGGATTGCAGAACGAGTAAGACCAGGGTCTGATGGATTGTTATTCCATCCATACCTTGCAGGAGAACGCGCCCCTTTATGGAATCCAAATGTTCGTGGTTCCTTTTTTGGGCTAACGATGTCCCATAAGAAGGAACATATGATACGCGCAGCGCTTGAAGGTGTTATCTATAATTTATACACTGTATTTTTGGCGCTAACCGAATGCATGGATGGTCCTGTCACCCGGATTCAAGCAACTGGAGGCTTCGCACGTTCAAATGTATGGCGCCAAATGATGGCGGATATATTTGAATCTGAAGTTGTTGTACCCGAAAGCTATGAAAGTTCTTGCCTCGGTGCTTGTATTTTAGGTTTATATGCAACTGGAAAAATAGATTCGTTTGAAATCGTTTCGGAAATGGTGGGTAGCACTTTTAAACATACACCTATAGAAGAGGCAGCAAAGGAATACAGGCAACTGCTACCAATTTTTATTAACTTATCCAGACTATTAGAAGATGATTATACAAGGATAGCAAATTATCAAAGAAGTTTAATCCAACACAACTAG
- the ilvD gene encoding dihydroxy-acid dehydratase, with product MMENRLSTIKPYTRAILKAHLCSCGVQYNQMGKPVIAIANSWNEIVPGHVHLRQVADAVKEGVIEAGGLPLEFNTIAVCDGIAQGHDGMKYSLPSRETIADSVEVMVKAHGIFDGMVALSSCDKIVPGMLMATARLNLPSVVVLGGVMPNHIKPKESKEARKQFLAGELDEKGLVEISNKYYPSAGACPFLGTANTMQGLTESLGMAIPKSSWMRALSDEQLEAAKEAGRRAVELVRKGITPKDIMTIDAFKNAISVLLAMGGSLNACLHLPAIAHELGIDLPMDLFDEISRKVPFLAGVTPNNNEYTTNDLQRAGGIPALMKELAGNINLNALTVTGKTVGENIADAVVLDREIIYHLDQPIDQEGGIAVLKGNLATQGALIKQSAVAESLKKFRGPAKVYNSEELFLESFEAGEIEEGDAVVIRYEGPKGGPGMRELHRCTEVLGKYNRIALITDGRFSGASAGLSIGYLSPEAAETGNIALVENGDMIEIDIYERRLQLEVPNVELELRREKLEAVKREASKYLRLYSISASSAATGAVRVLPE from the coding sequence ATGATGGAAAACAGACTATCTACGATAAAGCCATATACTCGGGCAATTTTAAAGGCGCATCTTTGCTCTTGTGGAGTTCAATATAATCAAATGGGGAAACCAGTAATCGCCATTGCGAATTCTTGGAATGAAATTGTTCCAGGGCATGTTCATTTACGTCAGGTTGCCGATGCTGTGAAGGAAGGCGTCATTGAAGCTGGTGGCTTACCGTTAGAATTTAATACGATTGCTGTTTGTGACGGGATTGCTCAAGGCCATGATGGGATGAAGTACTCTTTACCAAGTCGAGAAACGATTGCCGACAGTGTAGAGGTTATGGTCAAGGCTCACGGAATTTTTGATGGGATGGTTGCTTTAAGCTCTTGCGACAAGATTGTTCCAGGAATGCTTATGGCTACAGCACGGTTAAATCTACCGAGTGTTGTCGTATTAGGTGGTGTGATGCCAAATCACATTAAGCCAAAGGAATCTAAGGAAGCTCGTAAGCAATTTCTAGCTGGAGAATTAGACGAAAAAGGGCTGGTTGAAATTTCAAATAAATATTATCCAAGTGCAGGGGCATGCCCGTTTTTAGGGACGGCTAATACGATGCAGGGCTTAACAGAATCACTAGGTATGGCGATTCCAAAAAGCTCGTGGATGCGTGCTTTATCTGATGAACAGCTTGAGGCTGCCAAAGAAGCGGGGCGCCGGGCAGTAGAGCTTGTTCGAAAAGGGATTACACCAAAAGACATTATGACCATTGATGCCTTTAAAAATGCAATCTCAGTCCTTTTAGCCATGGGTGGCTCGTTAAATGCTTGTCTCCACCTTCCGGCAATTGCCCATGAATTAGGTATCGATCTGCCGATGGATTTATTTGATGAAATTAGTCGTAAAGTTCCATTTCTTGCAGGAGTTACACCTAATAACAACGAGTATACAACGAATGACCTGCAACGTGCGGGTGGAATACCAGCATTAATGAAGGAACTAGCAGGTAATATTAACTTAAATGCATTAACCGTCACTGGTAAAACAGTTGGTGAAAATATAGCCGATGCGGTCGTTCTTGATCGAGAAATTATTTACCATTTAGATCAACCGATCGATCAGGAAGGTGGAATTGCTGTATTAAAAGGGAATCTTGCTACTCAGGGTGCACTAATCAAGCAATCAGCAGTTGCCGAAAGCCTTAAAAAGTTTAGAGGACCAGCTAAAGTATACAACTCTGAAGAGCTTTTTTTAGAGTCCTTTGAAGCTGGTGAAATTGAAGAAGGGGATGCGGTCGTGATTCGCTATGAAGGGCCAAAAGGTGGACCAGGTATGCGCGAACTACACCGTTGTACAGAAGTATTAGGGAAATATAACCGTATTGCTTTAATTACAGACGGACGGTTCTCAGGCGCATCAGCAGGATTATCAATAGGTTATTTAAGTCCTGAAGCAGCAGAAACGGGGAATATCGCTCTAGTTGAAAATGGAGATATGATCGAGATCGATATTTATGAGCGAAGACTTCAGCTAGAAGTACCAAATGTTGAATTAGAATTACGGCGTGAAAAGCTTGAGGCAGTAAAGCGTGAAGCTAGTAAATATTTAAGATTATATTCCATTAGTGCTTCATCTGCCGCAACAGGGGCTGTTCGAGTATTACCAGAATAA
- a CDS encoding bifunctional 4-hydroxy-2-oxoglutarate aldolase/2-dehydro-3-deoxy-phosphogluconate aldolase gives MSFQEIKNRGVVAVIRDAKVDTIVPIAKALQQGGVTALEITMETPKALSIIEILADQMDDDVLVGAGTVLDPETARAAIMSGAKFVFSPTVNIETIKMTKRYGVISVPGAFTPTEVLTAYEHGADLIKVFPANTGGPGHLKAIRGPLPHIPLMPTGGIDLNNVGSFIKAGAIAVGVGSTLVDCKKPFNDKYLQDLIATAKAFVSEVEKARSKS, from the coding sequence ATGAGCTTTCAAGAAATTAAAAATCGTGGTGTTGTAGCGGTCATTCGTGATGCAAAGGTGGATACAATCGTTCCAATTGCGAAGGCATTGCAGCAGGGTGGAGTAACAGCGTTGGAAATTACAATGGAAACGCCCAAGGCACTATCAATCATCGAAATATTAGCCGACCAAATGGATGATGACGTGTTAGTAGGTGCAGGGACAGTATTAGACCCTGAGACAGCTCGTGCTGCCATTATGTCAGGCGCAAAATTTGTTTTCTCACCAACTGTTAATATAGAAACAATTAAAATGACCAAGCGTTATGGGGTGATTAGTGTACCTGGTGCCTTTACCCCAACAGAAGTATTAACGGCTTATGAGCATGGTGCAGATTTAATTAAAGTATTTCCTGCAAACACTGGTGGACCGGGTCATTTAAAAGCAATCCGTGGACCATTACCACATATCCCACTTATGCCAACAGGAGGGATTGATCTAAACAATGTTGGTTCTTTTATTAAAGCAGGTGCCATTGCTGTAGGTGTAGGAAGCACGTTAGTGGATTGTAAAAAACCTTTTAATGACAAGTATTTACAGGATCTAATAGCTACCGCTAAAGCATTTGTTTCCGAGGTTGAGAAAGCAAGAAGCAAATCTTAA
- a CDS encoding GntR family transcriptional regulator, with amino-acid sequence MSESKDLLYPEKWLAKASAGDRVTYELRMRIISGMIESGAILSENKLAADFNVSRSPIREALKILASENIIRLERMGAVVIGLTEKEIEEIYDVRLLIETFVFERLVGIDTKELVKDLSKILEMMKVAIKYHDADEFSYQDVLFHETIIRAIGHSYIHMIWNNLKPVMEGFILLSMRVRFKEKYDDFPRIVENHELYIEAIRTKDRTLMIQSLHQNFDDVQGKVEDLWRSQQLLSKGVEQENE; translated from the coding sequence ATGTCAGAATCCAAGGATTTACTCTACCCTGAAAAGTGGCTAGCAAAGGCTTCTGCAGGGGACCGCGTGACCTATGAACTTAGAATGAGAATTATTTCCGGTATGATTGAAAGCGGTGCCATCCTTTCTGAAAATAAATTAGCAGCCGATTTTAATGTAAGTCGTTCTCCCATTCGAGAAGCATTAAAAATATTAGCTTCTGAAAACATCATTCGATTAGAACGAATGGGTGCCGTTGTGATTGGATTAACGGAAAAGGAAATCGAAGAAATCTATGATGTCCGATTACTCATTGAAACCTTTGTATTCGAACGTCTCGTAGGAATCGATACGAAAGAACTAGTAAAGGATCTTAGCAAAATATTAGAAATGATGAAAGTCGCGATCAAATATCACGATGCTGATGAATTTTCCTATCAAGATGTTTTATTCCATGAAACGATTATTCGGGCCATTGGTCATTCTTACATCCATATGATCTGGAATAATTTAAAACCTGTAATGGAAGGCTTCATTCTATTATCGATGCGGGTTCGCTTTAAAGAAAAGTATGATGACTTTCCACGAATTGTGGAAAATCATGAGTTATATATTGAAGCCATTCGAACAAAAGATAGAACTCTTATGATTCAGTCGTTACATCAAAACTTTGATGATGTTCAAGGGAAAGTAGAAGACCTATGGAGGTCACAGCAGCTGCTGTCTAAAGGAGTCGAGCAGGAAAATGAATAG
- a CDS encoding GntP family permease yields the protein MPLIIVAIGILALLLLIMGLKLNTFISLIIVSFGVALALGMPLEEVVKTIEAGLGGTLGHLALIFGLGAMLGKLIADSGGAQRIAMTLVNKFGEKNIQWAVVAASFIIGVALFFEVGLVLLIPIVFAISKELKISILYLGIPMTAALSVTHGFLPPHPGPTVIAGEYGANIGEVLLYGFIIAVPTVFLAGPVFTKIAKRLVPASFTKTGSIASLGEQKTFKLEDTPGFGISVFTALLPVILMSIATIITLLQKTIGFEDNSFLAMIRFIGDAGTSMLISLMVAVYTMGLARKIPIKTVMESCTTAITHIGMMLLIIGGGGAFKQVLINGGVGDYVAELFKGTSLSPILLAWIIAAILRISLGSATVAALTTAGLVIPMLGHSDVNLALVVLATGAGSLIASHVNDAGFWMFKEYFGLSMKETFATWTLLETIISVAGLGFILLLSLFV from the coding sequence ATGCCATTAATTATAGTAGCAATAGGGATTTTAGCATTACTTCTATTAATCATGGGTCTAAAACTTAATACGTTTATTTCACTCATTATCGTTTCGTTTGGCGTTGCTTTAGCACTGGGGATGCCATTAGAGGAAGTTGTTAAGACCATTGAAGCAGGACTCGGCGGAACGCTCGGACACTTAGCCTTAATCTTTGGTCTTGGTGCGATGTTAGGAAAACTGATCGCTGATTCTGGCGGTGCACAACGAATTGCGATGACGCTTGTGAATAAATTCGGCGAGAAGAATATTCAATGGGCGGTTGTGGCTGCTTCATTTATTATCGGCGTTGCTCTATTTTTTGAAGTCGGTTTAGTTTTGTTGATTCCGATCGTATTTGCGATTTCAAAAGAATTAAAGATTTCAATTTTGTACCTTGGGATTCCGATGACAGCTGCCTTATCAGTCACACACGGCTTCTTACCGCCACACCCAGGACCAACGGTGATCGCCGGGGAGTATGGTGCAAACATTGGCGAAGTTTTACTTTATGGTTTCATTATTGCTGTTCCAACTGTTTTTCTAGCTGGGCCAGTCTTTACGAAGATCGCGAAAAGGCTTGTTCCTGCATCGTTTACTAAAACAGGCAGTATTGCTTCTTTGGGAGAACAAAAAACTTTCAAGCTTGAAGACACTCCAGGCTTTGGAATCAGTGTTTTTACGGCATTACTTCCTGTTATTTTAATGTCGATTGCCACAATTATTACGTTGCTTCAAAAAACAATCGGGTTTGAAGATAATAGTTTCCTAGCTATGATTCGATTTATCGGAGATGCGGGTACTTCGATGTTAATCTCCCTAATGGTTGCAGTTTATACCATGGGCTTGGCTAGAAAAATCCCAATCAAAACCGTAATGGAATCTTGTACAACCGCGATTACTCATATTGGGATGATGCTGCTAATCATTGGCGGCGGCGGTGCCTTCAAGCAAGTATTAATTAACGGCGGCGTTGGTGATTATGTCGCTGAATTATTCAAAGGAACGTCTTTATCACCGATCCTACTTGCTTGGATTATTGCAGCAATTCTACGTATTTCATTAGGGTCTGCCACTGTCGCAGCATTAACAACGGCTGGTTTGGTAATCCCAATGCTCGGCCATTCAGATGTTAACCTGGCTTTAGTGGTGCTCGCAACAGGTGCAGGAAGCTTAATTGCTTCACACGTAAATGATGCTGGTTTCTGGATGTTTAAAGAGTACTTTGGTTTATCGATGAAGGAAACCTTTGCGACATGGACCTTGCTTGAGACGATTATTTCTGTAGCTGGATTAGGGTTTATCTTATTACTAAGTTTGTTTGTATAA
- a CDS encoding response regulator transcription factor, whose translation MNILVCDDDSAIVDAIGIYLENEGYKIFKAFNGMEALEVVANHEIQLILMDIMMPKMDGIRATAKIREDYKIPLIMLSAKSEDTDKILGLNLGADDYITKPFNPLELIARVKSQLRRYTTFGGLETKSNVFRTGELIINDETKTITVDGDEVHLTLVQYKILKLLTANAGRVFSIEEIYEKVWNEPSFNPENTVTVHIRKIREKIEINPKEPKYLKVVWGVGYKVEKR comes from the coding sequence ATGAACATACTGGTTTGTGATGATGATAGTGCAATTGTCGATGCAATCGGAATCTATTTAGAAAATGAAGGCTATAAAATATTCAAAGCATTTAATGGAATGGAGGCATTAGAAGTAGTCGCAAATCATGAGATTCAACTTATTCTGATGGATATTATGATGCCCAAAATGGATGGGATACGGGCGACGGCAAAGATTAGAGAAGATTATAAGATTCCGTTAATCATGTTGTCGGCCAAATCGGAGGATACCGACAAAATTTTAGGGCTAAATTTAGGCGCAGATGACTATATCACGAAGCCTTTTAATCCCTTAGAGCTGATAGCAAGGGTGAAGTCTCAGTTGCGAAGATATACAACCTTCGGTGGTCTAGAAACAAAGTCGAATGTATTTAGAACGGGTGAACTGATTATCAACGATGAAACAAAAACGATTACGGTCGATGGAGATGAGGTCCATCTGACACTGGTACAGTATAAAATCTTAAAGCTCTTAACTGCAAATGCAGGAAGAGTATTTTCAATTGAGGAGATATACGAAAAAGTGTGGAATGAACCATCCTTTAATCCGGAAAATACCGTAACGGTTCATATTAGAAAAATCAGAGAAAAAATTGAAATTAATCCGAAGGAACCAAAATATTTAAAGGTGGTGTGGGGAGTTGGATACAAGGTGGAAAAACGATAG
- a CDS encoding TRM11 family SAM-dependent methyltransferase: MDRTNHKQPIFIYTYASYENERSLCELEMRSFFSQDSQTGILESYLKIDPSRSPFIKERMAVIFTEKSLENLIKKVETLSLRNGETFKVKYVKTNEQTELEGFASRRAIEREIGLHINGQADLEQPNRKFGVMHLKGNWIFGDYVKSESVWFRHQQKPHSYSTALNTRVARAVANIAIPDPGGIKAIDPCCGIGTVLVEALSMGINIVGSDRNPLILKGTRENIDHFGYRCEVKLADIRDITEHYDVAIIDLPYNLCSVITTEEQLEMLQSARKFANKVVIVTVEPIDEILANAGFEIIDRAAVKKGSFTREVIVCI; encoded by the coding sequence TTGGATAGGACAAACCATAAACAACCAATCTTTATCTATACATATGCTAGTTATGAAAATGAACGCTCCTTATGCGAATTAGAAATGCGCTCATTTTTCAGCCAGGATTCGCAAACAGGCATATTGGAAAGCTATCTAAAAATAGACCCAAGTCGAAGTCCGTTCATAAAAGAAAGAATGGCAGTCATTTTTACCGAAAAGAGCCTTGAAAATCTGATTAAAAAGGTAGAAACACTTTCTTTGCGTAACGGGGAAACCTTTAAGGTGAAATATGTTAAAACGAACGAACAAACTGAATTAGAGGGATTTGCTAGCCGTAGAGCAATTGAACGAGAAATCGGTTTACACATAAATGGCCAAGCTGACCTCGAGCAACCAAATCGAAAATTTGGCGTCATGCATTTAAAAGGAAATTGGATATTTGGTGACTATGTTAAAAGTGAGTCCGTTTGGTTTCGTCATCAACAGAAGCCCCATAGCTATTCGACTGCACTGAACACCCGTGTCGCTAGAGCAGTTGCCAATATCGCTATCCCAGACCCAGGTGGAATAAAAGCAATTGATCCTTGTTGTGGGATTGGAACTGTACTTGTTGAAGCCTTATCCATGGGGATTAATATCGTCGGTAGTGATAGAAACCCGCTGATTCTTAAGGGAACGAGAGAGAATATTGACCATTTTGGATATCGTTGTGAAGTCAAATTAGCAGATATTCGTGATATCACCGAGCATTATGATGTGGCGATTATTGATTTACCTTACAATTTATGTTCTGTTATTACAACGGAGGAGCAGCTCGAAATGCTCCAAAGTGCGCGTAAGTTTGCTAACAAAGTGGTTATCGTAACGGTTGAACCAATCGATGAAATCCTTGCTAATGCAGGGTTCGAAATAATCGATCGAGCTGCTGTAAAGAAAGGTTCTTTTACACGCGAAGTGATCGTATGTATATGA